One Elaeis guineensis isolate ETL-2024a chromosome 10, EG11, whole genome shotgun sequence genomic window carries:
- the LOC105052793 gene encoding zinc finger protein ZAT2-like: MDASTDATTTTTTAIGFSPQSQPHHNNTFSPLPPPPTLAAAPPLLHWSTTNTTSNGGVFSSGGLNLPLPSPDFTPYLPPTATPKKPRPPRRKPDAAASTSAATAKTTPPCTECGKRFSSWKALFGHMRCHPERQWRGINPPPHFRRLSSPGAAQFSDEEYQVATSLIMLANGPPRDEHGIDATVGSKVVSGWPQRRARQMNPRSEGEEGVVQKEWMDSEALGSARNCNLCYKGFSSGQALGGHKRCHWERGEDQEGSSSSSAKNYVLDLNLPPPTESGESSPRPVVDLRLGI; the protein is encoded by the coding sequence ATGGACGCCTCCACGGacgccaccaccaccaccaccaccgccaTCGGCTTCTCTCCCCAATCGCAACCCCACCATAACAACaccttctctcctcttcctcctcccccAACCTTGGCCGCCGCTCCGCCGCTCCTCCACTGGTCCACGACCAACACCACCTCCAATGGCGGCGTCTTCTCTTCCGGGGGTCTCAACCTTCCCCTCCCTTCCCCGGACTTTACCCCCTACCTTCCCCCCACCGCCACCCCCAAGAAGCCGAGACCCCCTCGACGGAAACCGGATGCCGCCGCCTCCACCTCCGCCGCCACCGCCAAGACCACTCCACCCTGCACCGAGTGCGGCAAGCGCTTCTCCTCGTGGAAGGCTCTCTTCGGCCACATGCGCTGCCACCCCGAGCGCCAGTGGCGTGGCATCAACCCACCACCCCATTTCCGACGCCTGTCATCTCCCGGGGCGGCCCAATTCTCCGACGAGGAGTACCAAGTCGCCACCAGCCTCATCATGCTAGCCAACGGCCCCCCGAGGGATGAGCATGGCATCGATGCGACCGTCGGTAGCAAGGTGGTGTCTGGGTGGCCGCAGCGCAGAGCGAGGCAGATGAATCCAAGGAGCGAAGGAGAGGAAGGAGTGGTCCAGAAAGAATGGATGGACAGTGAGGCATTAGGATCTGCTCGCAATTGTAATCTCTGCTATAAGGGTTTCTCTAGTGGGCAGGCTCTCGGGGGGCACAAGAGGTGCCACTGGGAGAGGGGAGAGGACCAAGAGGGGAGTTCTTCTTCATCGGCCAAGAACTATGTTTTGGACCTCAACTTGCCACCACCAACGGAGAGCGGTGAGAGTAGTCCAAGACCTGTTGTGGATTTAAGGCTGGGGATTTGA